ACTTATTTTAATATTTCATCGAAAGTGGAAGGTGAGTACTCATTGATTTCCGTGCAGGGTAAAATAGTGCGTTCGGGCACTCTGAATGTCGGGCTATCCAGAATTCCGGTTGAAGGATTTTTAAGTGGGCTTTATTTTTTAAGAGTTTCAACCGTCAATGGCACGACAACCGAAAAAATAGTTGTGCAATAGTCTTTCAATTTCGATTTCTTTTTCATCGGTAATTTTAATACAGATTTAATAAGCCACTGTTTTATAGCTTCGTTAAAACTCTTAACTTGCGTTAAAACTCAAACAATGGCCGAAAAACTTCACGATTACCGAAAATCTTACGAAAAAGGCGAACTTTCTGAAACGTCCGTTGACGTAAACCCGATGCAGCAATTCCGTACTTGGTTTTTTGAGGTGAAGGATAGTGGCGGTGTAGATGAAGTAAATGCGATGACAATTTCCACAATCGGTACTGATGGTTTTCCAAAGGGGCGCGTAGTGCTGTTGAAAAAATACGACGAATACGGTTTCTATTTTTACACCAATTACAACAGCGAAAAAGGCAAATCAATTACAAATAATCACAAAGTTTCGCTTTCTTTCTTTTGGCCAAATATGGAACGGCAAATAATTATAAAAGGAATTGCTGAAAAAACTTCGGAAGCAGATTCAACCAACTATTTTCATTCCCGGCCAAAGGGAAGTCAGTTGGGAGCTGCTGTTTCACACCAAAGCGAAGTTGTAGCTTCTCGAGAAGTTATAGAAAAAAACTTAGCCGAACTCGAAAAAAAATACGAAAATAAAGAAGTGCCAAAACCCGACGATTGGGGTGGGTTTTTAGTAAAACCTTTTTCAATTGAATTCTGGCAAGGCAGACCAAACAGGTTACACGATAGAATTCGATATACTTTAAAAAATAATGACTGGCTAATTGAAAGACTGGCTCCTTAACAATTTACAGTTTTAAATTGCTGATTTTCAACTTAACACATTTACGAATCCCCAATTAACAAAACAATGAAAACACTATACTTAGTCCGCCACGCAAAATCTTCCTGGAAACACGATGTAGACGATCATAAGCGTCCGTTAAAAGGAAGGGGAGAACGCGATGGTAAACTGGTTTCGGCCAAGGTTGCCAAAACCATTGATCCGCCTCAAAAAATTATTAGCAGTGATGCCACACGTGCCTTAGCTACCGCACATTTTTTTAAAACTGCCCTCAAAATAGACGATGCAGATTTCGAGACAAACCACGATCTTTATGACTTTAGTGGCCAGAATGTGATGCGCATTATAAAATCGTTGCCGGACGGTTTGGATAAAGTTATGATTGTGGGCCATAATCATGCTTTTACTTCGGTAGTAAATATGTTGGGTAATCGCTATATTGATAATGTTCCAACCTGCGGCTTTATTATTTTGGCCTTCGATGAAAAAAGTTGGAGCGATATAACTACAGGTAAAACTGTTAAAACCATCTTCCCACGGGATCTTAAATAATGATCGAAAAAATAGACCCACATACTCAAGTTCGCAATATTTACACCAACCGAGAGTTAAGCTGGTTGCAGTTTAACGCCCGTGTGCTGCAGGAAGCGAATGATAAAAAACTGCCCTTAATTGAAAGACTTCGATTTTTGGGTATTTTCTCAAATAATTTAGATGAATTTTTTAAAGTGCGTTACGCTACCATAAAACGGATTGTTGAAGCCGGAAAGTTAGGTCGTAGTTTTCTGGGCGGTATTTCGGCTAAGGATTTATTGGAAGAAATTACACAGACCGTAATTGCGCAACAAGCACACAGTTTAAATATTTTGAGCGATATCCAAAAAGAATTGCGCAAGGAAAACATTTTTATAATTAACGAAACTGAAATAACGCCCGATCAAAGCAAGTTTATTTCAGAATATTTTATCAGAAATGTTAGTCCCGCCATGATGACTATTATGATTGGCGAATTGGAAGAATTTCCCAGTTTAAGAGATAGTGCCGCATACCTTGCAGTAACCATGGTGATGAGCAAAGACGACGATACGTTTGAAGCAAAACACAATTATGCACTTATAGAAATACCGCGAACTATAGATAGATTTGTGGTGCTTCCGCCGCAAGGGAACAAACAATACGTAATTATTCTGGACGATTTAATTCGCCATTGTTTGCACAATATATTTAGCATTTTTAAATATGAAACCATTTCGGCACATATGATTAAAATTACACGCGATGCCGAATTGGATATAGATAGCGACTTAAGTCGAAGCTTTATAGATAAAATTTCAAAAAGCGTTAAAAACCGAAGTACGGGTGATCCGGTGCGTTTTGTTTACGATAAAAGCATAGATAAAAAAACCCTGCAATTTTTGTTAGACAAAATGGGGATTGATAAAACCGACAGTATTATACCGGGCGGGCGTTACCATAACAGACGCGATTATATGGATTTCCCTAGACTGGGACGGCCCGATTTACAATATGAAAAAATAGAACCCTTGCCTATTCCAGGCTTGAGCTTACAAGGCAATCTATTCGATAAAATAGTAGAAAAAGATTATCTGCTGCATGCACCCTACCAAACATTTATGTATGTGGTTAAGTTTTTACGCGAAGCAGCATTAGACCCCAAGGTAAAATCTATTAAAATAACTATTTATCGCCTGGCCGAAGTTTCGCATATTGCCAGTTCGCTTATCAATGCGAAAAAAAACGGAAAAGACGTAACAGTGCAAATAGAACTGCAAGCCCGTTTTGACGAGGAGGCAAATATTAAATACGCCGAAATATTACAAAGTGAAGACATACGCTTAATTTTTGGCGTAAAAGGTTTAAAAGTGCACTGTAAAGCGTGCCTTATTGAACGAGTAGAAAGCAAAAAAACCGTTAGATACGGAATTTTAAGTACCGGAAATTTTAATGAATCTACAGCGCGACTTTACACAGATTACACCCTATTTACCGCCAACCAAAAAATCTGTAAGGAAATTAAAAAGGTTTTTGAATTTTTTGAAGTGAATTATTTAGTGCGAAAATATCGCCATTTAATTGTTTCGCCACATTATACCCGCAAAGCAATTTACCATTTAATAGATACCGAAATAAAAAATAAAAAAGCCGGTCTGCCAAGCGGCATTAAACTTAAGCTCAACAGTCTTTCAGATTATAAAATGATCGATAAACTTTATGAAGCCAGTCGTGCCGGGGTAAAGATAAAAATGATTGTTAGAGGTATTTGCTGTTTAATTCCGGGAGTAAAGGGTATGAGCGAAAATATTGAAGCCATAAGTATTGTCGGAAAATTTTTGGAACATCCGCGGTTGTTTATCTTTGAAAATGGAGGCGACCCAAAAGTATATATTTCATCTGCAGATTTTATGGGACGAAACTTGGACAATAGAGTTGAAATATCGTGCCCCATCTACGATGAAGATATAAAGAAGGAAATATTGGAAAACTTTGAAATAGGCTGGAGCGATAATGTAAAGGCACGTGTAATAAGCATTAAAAATGATAATGCGTATCTAAAAAATCACAAGCCACCGGTGCGTTCCCAGTTTAAAATGTATGATTATTATTTAAATAAACTTGAAGTAAACTGATTTGTTAAATATTGAAAAATACGGCGCCATAGATATTGGCAGTAATGCTATTAGACTATTAATTGTATCTGTAATAGAGCGGAAGGAGCAACCTACTTTGTTTAAAAAAACTTCCTTGGTACGAGTACCAATTAGGTTAGGAGCCGAAGTTTTTCTCGATGGAAAAATTTCGGAGGCTAGTGCCCATAGAATGGTAGATGCTATTCAAGCTTTTAAGCTTTTAATGAAAACCCACAATATAAAACGTTTTAAAGCTTGTGCTACATCAGCTATGCGCGAAGCCTCCAATGGCCCACAAATTGCTAAATCAATTAAAGAACAAAGTGGCATAGCCATTAATATAATTGATGGTAAAGACGAAGCAAAAATCATAGCTTCTACAGATTTAAAAAACTTAATTCAGGCCGATAAAGTGTTTCTGTATGTAGATGTTGGTGGCGGAAGTACAGAACTTACAGTTTTTGCCAATGGCGAAAATATTAGCTCGCAGAGTTTTAAACTTGGCACCGTTAGACTTTTGGAAGGACTGGTTGATGAAAATGTGTGGACAGACATGGAAACTTGGATTAAAAGGGAAACGAAAGATTTCAGAAAAATCTCACTAATAGGTAGTGGCGGTAATATTAACACCATCTTTAAAAAGAGTGGAAAAAAACTGGGAAAACCACTTAGCTATTTTTATCTCTCTTCGTATTACGAGTTAATAAAATCGCTTTCATATGAAGAGCGCATTACAGAACTGGATATGAATCCAGACCGGGCAGATGTTGTTATACCCGCTACGCGCATTTATCTCTCTGCCATGAAATGGAGCAAAGCAAAGAATGTGTTTGTGCCAAAAATCGGGCTGAGCGACGGTATTGTTCGTAGTCTTTATAATGAAAAAGTTGCAGCCCATACGCAAATTAAAGATTAATAAGCATCCCCACATTATAAAGATAATTCTTCGTCTTTAAATTTTTAGTAGCCTTAAAAACACTCTTGATAAGACAAAATTCAACGCGGTAATATTGGCCACTTGCTGTAAAATATATATAAATTTTATATTTTCAACATAAGTAAAAACGCTTGCATAAAGTTGTGTTGATAGTACCGAATGACTTAAATATTCTTTAATTTTGTTGGGAATATGTTTCGGAAAGAAGCTGAATTTTCAACTTCACTTTTAATAGTGCCGACTAGTCACTTTCAGTATAAAATTTTAAAATAGGCGATTTCATTCTTTTTGAAATTTCGCCTAAAACTTTAATATTTTTCAATTATGAGAATGCAGTTTTTTGTTATCTCGGCCGCATCGTTAATTATAACATTTGCATTGGCCTATTTTTTAAGTTCCAATTGGTATGTGCTGTTTGGCATCGTTTTAATACTAACCATTGTTGGTTATTACGATGTTTTTCAGACCCGGCATACCATCATGCGAAATTATCCGTTGCTCGGCAGGCTGCGCTTTGTACTTGAAGAATTACGCCCTAAAATGTATCAATATTTTATTGAATCGGATATTGATGGACGCCCCTATAACAGAGTAGATAGATCTACCGTATATCAACGAGCTAAAGGCGTTCGCGATACCATTCCCTTTGGTACCCAATTAGATCTTTACTCCGAAGGCTACGAATGGATCTGTCATTCAATTGCACCTAAACCGTTTAATACATTAAATCATGATCCTCGTATATTAATTGGCAATAAGGATTGTAAACTGCCATATTCTGCCAGTATTCTGAATATTTCGGCCATGAGCTTTGGAGCCATTAGTGCCAATGCCGTAAAAGCCTTAAATGCAGGTGCCAAAATTGGCAATTTTGCCCATAATACGGGAGAAGGGGGATTAAGCGATCATCATTTATCGGAAGGTGGCGATTTAATTTGGCAAATTGGAACTGCATATTTTGGATGTCGTACTGAAGATGGAAAATTTAATCCTGAACTGTATGCTGAAAAATCCAAGCACCCGAACGTAAAAATGATTGAGCTTAAAATTTCCCAAGGCGCTAAACCCGGTCACGGAGGTATTTTGCCCGCAGAGAAAAACTCTGAAGAAATTGCGAAAATCAGACATATTAAACCGTTTACTAAAGTAGAATCGCCACCGTATCACTCAGCATTCGATACGCCATTGGAGATGGTAAAATTCATTAAAAAATTAAGAGACCTTTCCGGAGGTAAACCTATTGGTTTTAAATTATGTATAGGATATAAAAGTGAATTTATATCAATTTGCCAAGCAATGGTAGAATTAGATATCTATCCCGATTACATTGCTGTTGACGGAGGTGAAGGAGGTACGGGAGCGGCGCCGCCTGAGTTTAGTAATTACGTTGGCGCACCGCTTATTGACGGTCTTGACTTTGTACATAACATTCTTAGAGGAATGGGCATTCGCCAACATATTAAAATAATTGCTTCAGGAAAAATTAGTTCTGCCTTTCATATAGCGCGTGCCGTGGCATTGGGAGCTGATGGATGCTACCAAGCCCGTGCCATGATGTTGTCCTTAGGATGTATTCAAGCCCTGCTGTGTAACACCAATAAATGTCCGGTGGGTATTACAACTCAAGATCCTAAATTAACGGTAGGTTTGGTTCCGGAAGATAAAAAAGTTCGAGTGGCTAATTATCACGAAAAAACAATTAAAAATTTTGTTGAACTTTTGGGCGCAACAGGTCTAGACGAAACAAAAAATTTAACCCGTTCGCATATTTATCGCCGTATTTCGCTTAACGATATGATTACTTATGAAGAACTTTTCCCTTCTATTAAACCTGGGTCTATGCGCAATGGGGAAATTCCAAAGAAATATGAATTAGATTTTGCATTTGCCGATAAAACACGTTGGGGAATTAATCCGGAAGTTGAATTTTAAAGTGAAGTCCTAAACGTAATAAGGTGAAGGTTATAGAGTTTGGTTTTTAAAACTTAGATTTCTAATTCCTTCATAAACTACGATACTTACTGCATTTGCTAAATTTAGGCTACGAATGTGCGAACTAAAGATAGGAATGGTATAAACTGAATTTAAATTTGCCGAAACGATATTTTTAGGCAAACCAACCGATTCTTTTCCGAAGATTAAAAACATATCGTCTGTATAATCAATAGCAGTGTATAGCTGATTTCCGTGACTGGAAAGATAGACGAATTGCTTTCCTTTATTTTTTGAATAAAAATCGTCCAGGTTTTCATAAATAAAAAGAGAAACATGTTTCCAATAATCTAAACCAGCTCTTTTTACGCGTTTGTCATTTAATTCAAAACCGAAGGGTTTTACTAGGTGTAAATTAGACCCTGACGCCAAACTTAACCTGCCAATGTTTCCAGTGTTGGTGGGTATTTCCGGCTCGATTAATACAATGTTGAATGCCATATTTTAAATTGATTTATGAATATATAAAATGTTTTAAAAAAGTACTGAAATCCTTTTACTAAAAGTATTAATT
This region of Aequorivita marisscotiae genomic DNA includes:
- the ppk1 gene encoding polyphosphate kinase 1, whose product is MIEKIDPHTQVRNIYTNRELSWLQFNARVLQEANDKKLPLIERLRFLGIFSNNLDEFFKVRYATIKRIVEAGKLGRSFLGGISAKDLLEEITQTVIAQQAHSLNILSDIQKELRKENIFIINETEITPDQSKFISEYFIRNVSPAMMTIMIGELEEFPSLRDSAAYLAVTMVMSKDDDTFEAKHNYALIEIPRTIDRFVVLPPQGNKQYVIILDDLIRHCLHNIFSIFKYETISAHMIKITRDAELDIDSDLSRSFIDKISKSVKNRSTGDPVRFVYDKSIDKKTLQFLLDKMGIDKTDSIIPGGRYHNRRDYMDFPRLGRPDLQYEKIEPLPIPGLSLQGNLFDKIVEKDYLLHAPYQTFMYVVKFLREAALDPKVKSIKITIYRLAEVSHIASSLINAKKNGKDVTVQIELQARFDEEANIKYAEILQSEDIRLIFGVKGLKVHCKACLIERVESKKTVRYGILSTGNFNESTARLYTDYTLFTANQKICKEIKKVFEFFEVNYLVRKYRHLIVSPHYTRKAIYHLIDTEIKNKKAGLPSGIKLKLNSLSDYKMIDKLYEASRAGVKIKMIVRGICCLIPGVKGMSENIEAISIVGKFLEHPRLFIFENGGDPKVYISSADFMGRNLDNRVEISCPIYDEDIKKEILENFEIGWSDNVKARVISIKNDNAYLKNHKPPVRSQFKMYDYYLNKLEVN
- the pdxH gene encoding pyridoxamine 5'-phosphate oxidase, with protein sequence MAEKLHDYRKSYEKGELSETSVDVNPMQQFRTWFFEVKDSGGVDEVNAMTISTIGTDGFPKGRVVLLKKYDEYGFYFYTNYNSEKGKSITNNHKVSLSFFWPNMERQIIIKGIAEKTSEADSTNYFHSRPKGSQLGAAVSHQSEVVASREVIEKNLAELEKKYENKEVPKPDDWGGFLVKPFSIEFWQGRPNRLHDRIRYTLKNNDWLIERLAP
- a CDS encoding SixA phosphatase family protein, yielding MKTLYLVRHAKSSWKHDVDDHKRPLKGRGERDGKLVSAKVAKTIDPPQKIISSDATRALATAHFFKTALKIDDADFETNHDLYDFSGQNVMRIIKSLPDGLDKVMIVGHNHAFTSVVNMLGNRYIDNVPTCGFIILAFDEKSWSDITTGKTVKTIFPRDLK
- a CDS encoding tRNA (cytidine(34)-2'-O)-methyltransferase; its protein translation is MAFNIVLIEPEIPTNTGNIGRLSLASGSNLHLVKPFGFELNDKRVKRAGLDYWKHVSLFIYENLDDFYSKNKGKQFVYLSSHGNQLYTAIDYTDDMFLIFGKESVGLPKNIVSANLNSVYTIPIFSSHIRSLNLANAVSIVVYEGIRNLSFKNQTL
- a CDS encoding FMN-binding glutamate synthase family protein, giving the protein MRMQFFVISAASLIITFALAYFLSSNWYVLFGIVLILTIVGYYDVFQTRHTIMRNYPLLGRLRFVLEELRPKMYQYFIESDIDGRPYNRVDRSTVYQRAKGVRDTIPFGTQLDLYSEGYEWICHSIAPKPFNTLNHDPRILIGNKDCKLPYSASILNISAMSFGAISANAVKALNAGAKIGNFAHNTGEGGLSDHHLSEGGDLIWQIGTAYFGCRTEDGKFNPELYAEKSKHPNVKMIELKISQGAKPGHGGILPAEKNSEEIAKIRHIKPFTKVESPPYHSAFDTPLEMVKFIKKLRDLSGGKPIGFKLCIGYKSEFISICQAMVELDIYPDYIAVDGGEGGTGAAPPEFSNYVGAPLIDGLDFVHNILRGMGIRQHIKIIASGKISSAFHIARAVALGADGCYQARAMMLSLGCIQALLCNTNKCPVGITTQDPKLTVGLVPEDKKVRVANYHEKTIKNFVELLGATGLDETKNLTRSHIYRRISLNDMITYEELFPSIKPGSMRNGEIPKKYELDFAFADKTRWGINPEVEF
- a CDS encoding exopolyphosphatase, whose product is MLNIEKYGAIDIGSNAIRLLIVSVIERKEQPTLFKKTSLVRVPIRLGAEVFLDGKISEASAHRMVDAIQAFKLLMKTHNIKRFKACATSAMREASNGPQIAKSIKEQSGIAINIIDGKDEAKIIASTDLKNLIQADKVFLYVDVGGGSTELTVFANGENISSQSFKLGTVRLLEGLVDENVWTDMETWIKRETKDFRKISLIGSGGNINTIFKKSGKKLGKPLSYFYLSSYYELIKSLSYEERITELDMNPDRADVVIPATRIYLSAMKWSKAKNVFVPKIGLSDGIVRSLYNEKVAAHTQIKD